The DNA sequence CCTGAGCCTGATGTCGCCCGATGACCCGAATTGTCCTGTGAGAAGGCAGGGTGTGCCCACTTCATTTGAGCTGGAGACCATGCCGTATGACATGGTGGATCCCCTGCACGAGGACGTGGACTCACCGGTCCCGAACCTCACCCACCGGTATCCCGACAGGGTGCTCCTGCTCGTGACGGCGTCATGTTCCATGTATTGTCGGCATTGCACGAGGCGCAGGTTGGCGGGACACGAGGACGCGATCGTGACGCAGAGGGACATAGACCGCGCGATCGAATACATTCGCAACACACCTCAGGTGCGCGACGTGTTGGTGTCGGGGGGAGACCCGCTGGTCCTCGAGGACGAGGTGATAGAGCACATCCTCGGCGCGTTGAGGGAGATAGATCATGTGGAAGTCATCCGTATCGGAACGAGGACTCCTGTTGTCCTGCCACAGCGGATCACGCCTGACCTTTGCGGGATGCTGAAAAAGTACCATCCACTCTGGGTCAACACTCACTTCAACCATCCGAAGGAGGTCACCCCGGAATCGAGGCGGGCGTGCGAGATGATGGCGGACTCCGGGATCCCGCTCGGAAACCAGTCAGTGCTCCTTCGTGGGGTGAACGACTGTCCTCACGTGATGAAGAAGCTGGTCCACGAGCTAGTGAAGATGAGAGTTCGTCCCTACTACATTTACCAATGCGACCTCGCGATGGGGCTTGAGCACTTCAGGACGCCTGTTGCGAAGGGCATCGAGATCATCGAGCACCTGCGAGGCCACACATCGGGCTTTGCGGTGCCTACGTTCGTAGTGGACGTTCCAGGGGGAGGCGGGAAGATTCCCGTGGGGCCTCAGTACCTGATCTCCCAGGGCGAGCGGAAGGTCGTGCTCCGGAACTACGAGGGCGTGATCAGCGTGTACAACGAGCCTGAGTCGTACGCGAGCTCCTGCGGCAGCTGTAAGGAGTGCGCGGAAGAGGCTCCGACACCCGTGGGGGTCGCGGGCCTGCTCGAGGGCGATGGCGTGAACCTGGAGCCAGGCGACCTGGAGAGGCGTTCTCGCAGGCGGCGGATGCCGCAGACTCCGCTCGAGTGAAGCGCGGGTCTAGTGTGAGAAAGATGTGAGAAAGGGGTGCCGGGTTCCTTGCCAGGCTGGGGCAAGGTTCAGTTTGAACGAGAGGGGCGAGAGGGGGTGAGTGCGATGGCTCGGACCGAACCTGACATCGTCGAGCTCGTCTTGGCTGCCGGCACGAGCGTGGCTGTCGTGGGCATGAGTAAGAACTGCGGCAAGACCGTGACCCTCGGGGCCATACTCCGCGGCCTCGGTGCGAGGGGCATATCGGTGGGTGTGGTTTCTGCGGGTAGGGACGGCGAGGACTTGGACGCCGTCACGATGTTGCCGAAGCCCCCTATATGGCTTCCTGACGGGGCGCTTTTCGCCACCTCCGAGCACTTCGCGGTCAGGGCGCGGGCCAAGGTGAAACCGGTGGCCGCGACCGACCACGCCTCAGCTCTCGGACGCCTCATGATATACCGCGTCCTCGCGGCGGGGAAGGTCGAGGTAGGCGGGGGGAACAGCCTTGCCGCGGCGAGAGACGCCATCGCGCTCATGCGCCGACTCGGAGCGAGCTTCGTGGCGGTCGATGGAGCCGCGGGAAGAAAGTTCTCGTGCGCCCCGTCTCTCGTTGACGCTACGGTGCTTGCTACGGGCGCCGCCCTTGGGGAGACGATGGACGGCGTTGTACGTCGCAGCGGTCACGCGGTTCGAACCCTCACGGTACCGGCGTGGGACGCACCGGCTGCGGCTCGGCTTGCGGAGAGCGGGCTGTCCCACGCCGACGTGGTGCTGGTGCTCAGGGATGGGCCCCTGCGGCGGCTGTCCGTCCCCAGCCTGCTACTTCGGATAGACGAGGTAGCCAACGAGGTAACTGAGAATGTCGAGGCGGTCGTCGTTGGAGGCGCGTTGACCGGCGGTTTTCTTCGCGCCCTTCTGAGGAGGAGAAGGTCAAGGGGCATCACTGTGGTGGTGCGGGATTCCACGAGAATCCTAGCGGATCTCGCGGACGTTCAGAGGTTTTCGTCAGCCGGAGGGAGACTCGCACAAGCGCGTCCCATCAGGCTCGTGGCCGTCACGGCGAATCCCACGTCGCCGGACGGGAGGCGCTTTGACCCTGCCGTGTTTCTCGACAACCTGGCTGAGGCGGTAGCTCCCGTGCCGGTGTTCGACGTCGTCGCGGGGGCAAGCCGCTTCGTCTCGCCCAGCGACCGGACGGGAGTAGAGGCGTCCTAGCTCCGGCAGGCTGGTCGACGACTC is a window from the Bacillota bacterium genome containing:
- the ablA gene encoding lysine 2,3-aminomutase; this encodes MRRFRDIQLWKDVSDSDWNDWRWQIRNRVTDVETLKRAVNLTPEEEDGVRRCLERFRMAITPYYLSLMSPDDPNCPVRRQGVPTSFELETMPYDMVDPLHEDVDSPVPNLTHRYPDRVLLLVTASCSMYCRHCTRRRLAGHEDAIVTQRDIDRAIEYIRNTPQVRDVLVSGGDPLVLEDEVIEHILGALREIDHVEVIRIGTRTPVVLPQRITPDLCGMLKKYHPLWVNTHFNHPKEVTPESRRACEMMADSGIPLGNQSVLLRGVNDCPHVMKKLVHELVKMRVRPYYIYQCDLAMGLEHFRTPVAKGIEIIEHLRGHTSGFAVPTFVVDVPGGGGKIPVGPQYLISQGERKVVLRNYEGVISVYNEPESYASSCGSCKECAEEAPTPVGVAGLLEGDGVNLEPGDLERRSRRRRMPQTPLE